Within the Rickettsia rickettsii genome, the region AGCTTGACGTCTTAAGGCATATGGATCACCTGAGCCTGTTGGTGTTTCCCCTGCTATCATCAAACCTACTAAACTATCTAGCTTATCGGCTAAAGCAAGTAAAGCCGCATTTCCACTTGGTACATTGTCGCTCAAACCTTGCGGTTTATAATGGTCTTTAATTGCAGCGGCTATTTCTGCATTTAGCCCTTCATGTTTTGCATAATAATAACCCATAATCCCCTGTAAATCAGGAAATTCCCTGACCATCTCAGAAACAAGATCACTTTTGCAAAGTCTAGCTGCTGTAATTAAATCCTTATTATTTGGAGCTATATAATTACAAATATCGGTTATGCGTTCAATTTTTTCTCTTAAATTACCAAGCTTTGCATGAAATGTTACAGCTTCTAATTGGCCTAATCTTGATTCTAAAGTTTTAGCTATATCCTGCTTACAAAAATATAAAGCATCCGAAAGACGTGCCGATAGAACTTTCTCGTTACCTTGAATAACTAGTTCAGCATTTGTAAATCTGCCATTACTGACAAAGAGAAAATACGGTGTGAAATTTCCTGTTTTATCAAATAAACAAAAATATTTCTGATGCGTACGCATCGAAGAAATAAGTACTTCTTTAGGTAACTCTAAAAATTTTTGCGGTATTTTTCCAAGCAGCACAACAGGAAATTCGCTAAGCCCTACTACTTCTTCTACTAAACGATTATCTTCTTTTATAATTAACTCATGAGAATTTGCTAGTTCCAGTAAACCGGTTTTAATTATCTCCTCTCTCTTTGCTCTTTCTAAAATAACATGATTTTCTAAAAGCTTATTTCTATAATCTTCAAAATCTGTTACTTCTAATTTTTTATTATCAGTAAGACGATGCCCATACGTAATATTATTAGCGGTTAAATGCCCAAATTGCATCGGTAATATTTCGCCGTCAAATATACATAAAATATTTCGCAGAGGTCTAATCCATTTTATTTTGTAATCACCCCAAAACATCGATTTTGCCCAGCTATATTTATTAATAGCCTCTATAATAATCTCCGGCAAAATCTCTTTTATTTCTCTTTCTTCTGTTTTTTTGACAAAGAAATAATATAGCTGATTACTAATTAATTTAGTAGGAAGCTCTAATTTACTAACATTATGAGCTTTACAAAAGCCGTTAATAGCGGCTTCCGGAGCTTCTATGCTTGGTCCTTTAATTTCTTCCTCTTTTGGCAAAGTTATCTTTGGCAAATGGGTAGCATGCAGCGTTATCCTGCGAGGTCCCGCGAATACTTGTACTTTTGCAAATATTTCGTTTTCTTCAAAAATTTTTGTGAATATATTTAAATAACCCTCTTCAGCATTTTTTTGCATAAAAGCCGGAATTTCTTCGCTAAATAGTTCTAATAATAACTCGCTCACTTGTTCATCTCCAACCATTTTGTACAACAAATTCTAGCTAAATGACGCACTCTTAAAACATAAGAAGCACGCTCAGTGACGCTGATTACTCCAAGTGCATTTAGTTGATTAAATGCATGACTTGCCTTAAGGCATTCATCATAAGCCGGCATAGGTAAATTAGCTTTGATTAATCTCTCACACTGGTCTTCGCTATCCTTGAAATGTCGCAGTAACATTTCACTATCGGCAAGCTCTAAATTATATTTTGAAAATTGCCATTCAGCTTCGAAATCCACTTCACCGTATTTTAAAGCTTTTTCGCCTACTTGCCCGTTCCAATCAAGCTCTCTTACTTCATCAACACCTTGAATATATAAAGCAAGCCTCTCGAGTCCATAAGTGATTTCACCGGCAACGGGACGGCATTCAATACCACCGATTTGCTGCATATAAGTAAATTGCGATACTTCCATACCGTTACACCATACTTCCCAGCCAAGCCCGGCAGCACCTAAGGTTGGCGACTCCCAATCATCTTCAACAAATCTGATATCATGAATTTTTAAATCTATGCCTAAACATTCTAAGCTTTTAAGATATAACTCTTGAATATTATCCGGAGACGGCTTTAAGATAACTTGAAACTGATAATAATGCTGCATTCTATTAGGATGCATACCATACCTGCTATCTCCTGGTCTTCTTGATGGCTGAACATATGCAACAGACCAAGGTTTAGTACCAAGGCAGCGAAGTACAGTTGCAGGGTGAAACGTACCGGCTCCAACATAGGCATCGTAAGGTTGCAATATTGCACAGCCATAATCCTGCCAATAATTTTGTAATGTCAGAATAATTTGCTGAAATGATAGTTTTTTCATAGGGTATTATTATTGGGAAAGAAAATTTTGATCAGTTAAAAGGATCAAATATTTTTAATTAAACATATTATAATGTTTAATATTTCTAGTAACTAGTATCATATTACTTTGTTTTGCCTGTGCAGCTATTAAAGCATCGATTACATTCGTACTATCAATACTCATTAATTCACCCCACTCCTCACATATTTTTTTGTCCATATTAAGAATTTTTTCATTATAATCTATTATTATTCTTTCTAACCATTTTTCTAATTTCAAACTTGCTATTTTATCTTTCTTGGCTAATTTTGATATTCCCTTTCTTATTTCGCCGATAGTAATACAACTTAAGTATAACTGGCTAGAATGAATAATTGAAAACAATGCTGCTACTTGAGAATTGGATTTTTTCTTTTGAATTTCAGATACAACATTAGTATCTAATAAATATTTCATAATTCAAAATCTCTAGCATATCCTTTTGCTCTCTGAATATCCAAATTATCTGTCTTAGGTATGCTCAATAAATATTCTTTGAAATCAGGTTTTTGTTTAGTAAGTTGTTTATAGTCTTTTATACTAATAATTACAACTGCTTCTTTACCCCTTTTTGTAATACATTGAGGGGTACCATGCATTGCAATATCAATAATATTACTTAACTTATTCTTTGCTTCGTGTAACTGCCATTTATTCATATAAAATCCTCATATAGCTAGATTGTCTAGATTATTAGAATATAAAGATGCAAAAAAATAAAATATTTTTTTATTAATTTGAGGTCTTAATAATACTCCTTGCCGATCTCGATTTTAGGACGATTGTTTGCTACTCGCCAATCGTTAGTATCACGGAAAGAATAAACACAGCCGCAAAATTCTTGTTTATAAAAGTTCTCTTCTTTTGCAATTTCGTACATTCTGCTAGCACCGCCATCTTTACGCCAATTATAAGTCCAATAGGTCACCCCTTCATAATGAGATGCCGCCCTAGTTCCTGATTCATTAATTTGGTTCATATCTTTCCATCTAGAAATACCAAGCGAGCTAGTTATAACTTTAAAGCCGTTCTCATAAGCATATAAAGCCGTACGCTCGAAACGCATATCAAAACACATTGTAC harbors:
- a CDS encoding glycine--tRNA ligase subunit alpha, coding for MKKLSFQQIILTLQNYWQDYGCAILQPYDAYVGAGTFHPATVLRCLGTKPWSVAYVQPSRRPGDSRYGMHPNRMQHYYQFQVILKPSPDNIQELYLKSLECLGIDLKIHDIRFVEDDWESPTLGAAGLGWEVWCNGMEVSQFTYMQQIGGIECRPVAGEITYGLERLALYIQGVDEVRELDWNGQVGEKALKYGEVDFEAEWQFSKYNLELADSEMLLRHFKDSEDQCERLIKANLPMPAYDECLKASHAFNQLNALGVISVTERASYVLRVRHLARICCTKWLEMNK
- the glyS gene encoding glycine--tRNA ligase subunit beta, whose product is MSELLLELFSEEIPAFMQKNAEEGYLNIFTKIFEENEIFAKVQVFAGPRRITLHATHLPKITLPKEEEIKGPSIEAPEAAINGFCKAHNVSKLELPTKLISNQLYYFFVKKTEEREIKEILPEIIIEAINKYSWAKSMFWGDYKIKWIRPLRNILCIFDGEILPMQFGHLTANNITYGHRLTDNKKLEVTDFEDYRNKLLENHVILERAKREEIIKTGLLELANSHELIIKEDNRLVEEVVGLSEFPVVLLGKIPQKFLELPKEVLISSMRTHQKYFCLFDKTGNFTPYFLFVSNGRFTNAELVIQGNEKVLSARLSDALYFCKQDIAKTLESRLGQLEAVTFHAKLGNLREKIERITDICNYIAPNNKDLITAARLCKSDLVSEMVREFPDLQGIMGYYYAKHEGLNAEIAAAIKDHYKPQGLSDNVPSGNAALLALADKLDSLVGLMIAGETPTGSGDPYALRRQALGIIRIILENKLELNFNDLINFSINLYKDSSDENKNLIISFFEERAKFYFKNDYDIALINAVLDLNLVDTNFKLDELKEFLIEDAGKQLLNAYKRASNIIGDQKITGLVDVSLFSTQPEKELFEVIQKISPQIIDSIADKDYKKALNLLSSLLTPITSFFDNVLVNDSDPKIAQNRLSLLQNICELFDKVAKFNRL
- a CDS encoding type II toxin-antitoxin system Phd/YefM family antitoxin, coding for MNKWQLHEAKNKLSNIIDIAMHGTPQCITKRGKEAVVIISIKDYKQLTKQKPDFKEYLLSIPKTDNLDIQRAKGYARDFEL
- a CDS encoding epoxyqueuosine reductase QueH gives rise to the protein MSEVFEIPNGESKVLLHCCCAPCVGPLMEKMIDTGIKFMLFFYNPNIHPKKEYELRKNENIKFAEKHNIEFIDADYDPQNWFRRAKGMELEPERGIRCTMCFDMRFERTALYAYENGFKVITSSLGISRWKDMNQINESGTRAASHYEGVTYWTYNWRKDGGASRMYEIAKEENFYKQEFCGCVYSFRDTNDWRVANNRPKIEIGKEYY